One stretch of Daphnia pulicaria isolate SC F1-1A chromosome 8, SC_F0-13Bv2, whole genome shotgun sequence DNA includes these proteins:
- the LOC124311487 gene encoding allatotropins-like translates to MKGKGAFLMVLAGWGLIGLMILTTAVEAAPHPADYTSSSVNNQRDFRSRRGFKTVGLATARGFGKRAPSLSNFNSFQDAAEQMMQQQEENPSSDPDVFPVDWLVNYLQNKPDVIRYMVEHLLDHNGDGQVTSQEMMTSLQQQRED, encoded by the exons ATGAAAGGGAAAGGTGCGTTTCTGATGGTACTGGCTGGATGGGGATTGATAGGCCTGATGATTTTGACGACAGCAGTCGAAGCCGCGCCACATCCCGCCGactacaccagcagcagcgtcaACAACCAGCGCGACTTTAGAAGTCGGCGCGGCTTCAAAACGGTCGGCCTGGCGACGGCGAGGGGCTTCGGTAAACGCGCTCCGTCACTATCAAATTTCAACTCCTTCCAAGATGCAGCCGAACAGATGATGCAACAGCAGGAGGAAAATCCAAGCAGCGATCCCGACGT TTTCCCTGTGGACTGGCTGGTGAACTACCTACAAAATAAGCCGGACGTGATCCGCTACATGGTGGAGCACTTGCTGGATCACAACGGCGACGGTCAGGTGACATCTCAAGAAATGATGACATCGCTACAGCAACAGCGGGAAGATTGA